Proteins encoded within one genomic window of Camelina sativa cultivar DH55 chromosome 19, Cs, whole genome shotgun sequence:
- the LOC104767000 gene encoding DNA polymerase epsilon subunit B-like isoform X1 → MDWHVSNLPVHGEASAKIQVYRERFRLLLQRVSRSEYFSSPAFDAEISQSNKYEISSIQSLIGLTGTKWVMGLISQMEDGHFYLEDLSASVEVDLSKAKITTGFFTENTILFAEGEMHNGIFQVITCGFPPLENRDNTLKVHPEDDFFGCGRPDKRKKVLGKLETVLDRFERVKIVPSLLVFMGSFCSRPCNLSFCSYSSLRQQFGKLGRIIGNHPRLKESSRFLFIPSPGDAGPSTVLPRCSLPNYLTEELRGIIPNAIFSSNPCRVKFYNQDIVFFRQDVVYRMSRSCLISLSSEETNDPFEDLDSTIIHQSHLCPLPLMEQPIIWNYDHCLQLYPTPHTIVLGDKSERKVCKFGGATCFNPGSFSTDSTFVAYRPSTQKVELSAL, encoded by the exons ATGGATTG GCATGTGAGTAATCTGCCTGTTCACGGCGAGGCTTCTGCAAAAATACAAGTATACAGGGAACGTTTCAGATTGCTGTTGCAGAGAGTTTCTCGCTCTGAGTATTTTTCTAGCCCAGCATTTGATGCTGAAATATCGCAATCTAACAAATACGAG ATATCTTCCATCCAGTCTCTAATCGGTCTGACGGGAACGAAATGGGTGATGGGCTTGATATCACAGATGGAAGATGGGCACTTCTACCTTGAAGACCTTTCAGCTTCTGTAGAGGTTGATTTGTCCAAAgca AAGATAACCACTGGTTTTTTCACAGAGAATACTATCCTTTTCGCAGAAGGTGAAATGCACAACGGCATCTTTCAG GTTATTACATGCGGGTTTCCTCCTTTAGAAAACAGGGATAACACGTTAAAGGTACACCCTGAGGATGACTTCTTCGGATGTGGCAGGCCAGATAAACGAAAAAAG GTTCTCGGGAAGTTGGAAACAGTTCTTGATCGTTTTGAAAGAGTGAAGATAGTGCCCTCTTTGTTAGTTTTCATGGGAAGCTTTTGTTCTCGCCCATGCAACTTATCATTTTGTTCTTATTCAAGCCTTAG GCAGCAGTTTGGTAAACTTGGGAGAATAATTGGAAACCATCCACGGCTAAAAGAAAGCAGTCGGTTTTTATTCATTCCAAGTCCTGGTGACGCAG GTCCTTCGACAGTCTTGCCAAGATGCAGTTTACCAAACTATTTAACTGAAGAGCTTCGAGGCATTATTCCCAATGCGATTTTTTCAAGCAATCCTTGCAG AGTAAAGTTCTATAACCAGGATATTGTGTTCTTCCGACAAGACGTTGTGTACCGAATGAGCCGTTCATGCTTAATATCCCTTTCCTCAGAAGAAACTAATGACCCCTTTGAGGAC CTTGATTCCACAATAATTCATCAGAGCCATCTTTGTCCTCTACCTCTCATGGAGCAACCCATCATTTGGAACTATGATCACTGTCTACAACTGTATCCAACTCCTCATACG ATAGTATTAGGTGACAAGAGTGAGCGAAAGGTGTGCAAGTTTGGGGGAGCAACATGTTTCAATCCGGGCTCCTTTTCAACTGATAGCACCTTCGTAGCTTATCGGCCTTCCACTCAAAAAGTCGAACTCTCTGCTCTGTGA
- the LOC104767000 gene encoding DNA polymerase epsilon subunit B-like isoform X2 — protein sequence MGLISQMEDGHFYLEDLSASVEVDLSKAKITTGFFTENTILFAEGEMHNGIFQVITCGFPPLENRDNTLKVHPEDDFFGCGRPDKRKKVLGKLETVLDRFERVKIVPSLLVFMGSFCSRPCNLSFCSYSSLRQQFGKLGRIIGNHPRLKESSRFLFIPSPGDAGPSTVLPRCSLPNYLTEELRGIIPNAIFSSNPCRVKFYNQDIVFFRQDVVYRMSRSCLISLSSEETNDPFEDLDSTIIHQSHLCPLPLMEQPIIWNYDHCLQLYPTPHTIVLGDKSERKVCKFGGATCFNPGSFSTDSTFVAYRPSTQKVELSAL from the exons ATGGGCTTGATATCACAGATGGAAGATGGGCACTTCTACCTTGAAGACCTTTCAGCTTCTGTAGAGGTTGATTTGTCCAAAgca AAGATAACCACTGGTTTTTTCACAGAGAATACTATCCTTTTCGCAGAAGGTGAAATGCACAACGGCATCTTTCAG GTTATTACATGCGGGTTTCCTCCTTTAGAAAACAGGGATAACACGTTAAAGGTACACCCTGAGGATGACTTCTTCGGATGTGGCAGGCCAGATAAACGAAAAAAG GTTCTCGGGAAGTTGGAAACAGTTCTTGATCGTTTTGAAAGAGTGAAGATAGTGCCCTCTTTGTTAGTTTTCATGGGAAGCTTTTGTTCTCGCCCATGCAACTTATCATTTTGTTCTTATTCAAGCCTTAG GCAGCAGTTTGGTAAACTTGGGAGAATAATTGGAAACCATCCACGGCTAAAAGAAAGCAGTCGGTTTTTATTCATTCCAAGTCCTGGTGACGCAG GTCCTTCGACAGTCTTGCCAAGATGCAGTTTACCAAACTATTTAACTGAAGAGCTTCGAGGCATTATTCCCAATGCGATTTTTTCAAGCAATCCTTGCAG AGTAAAGTTCTATAACCAGGATATTGTGTTCTTCCGACAAGACGTTGTGTACCGAATGAGCCGTTCATGCTTAATATCCCTTTCCTCAGAAGAAACTAATGACCCCTTTGAGGAC CTTGATTCCACAATAATTCATCAGAGCCATCTTTGTCCTCTACCTCTCATGGAGCAACCCATCATTTGGAACTATGATCACTGTCTACAACTGTATCCAACTCCTCATACG ATAGTATTAGGTGACAAGAGTGAGCGAAAGGTGTGCAAGTTTGGGGGAGCAACATGTTTCAATCCGGGCTCCTTTTCAACTGATAGCACCTTCGTAGCTTATCGGCCTTCCACTCAAAAAGTCGAACTCTCTGCTCTGTGA